One window of the Eucalyptus grandis isolate ANBG69807.140 chromosome 6, ASM1654582v1, whole genome shotgun sequence genome contains the following:
- the LOC120294358 gene encoding disease resistance protein RUN1-like, which translates to MGTSTSNTLGSEYQVFLNFRGVNTRRGFTSSLYHALVDAEIRVFIDDKELRAGETISGNLLQAIDDSKLYIPIFSKNYASSHWCLRELAKIVENTSNSKEDGKKKVILPIFYDVEPDDVKLKTALYSKAISNLEQKMEDQKKFSSEDIKTWQSALKEVDAIKGWELKKIAGHGDLIKSVVDEVVIYLKTRQRQVTGDLVGTDNQIAAINYLLDTNFGGVRFLDDVRERAQAEGLHKLQAKLLSNISRSMGDHVVDNIDNGINMITEIICNKKVLIVLDDVAEADQIQKLIGRESLYPGTRIIITTRDKSVLNNRRSKYKFKEYEMVRLSEEDALKLFSRHAFNEDSPPNDYYTLSRRIVSTADGLPLALQAIGSSLFQKKRKTWEEWLRKLKKTLHNDVSAKLKISYESLETNEKEIFLDIACFLVGENKSNPMYMWKDYQGKRTSTPFEIEGYVGHFGAN; encoded by the exons ATGGGAACGAGCACCAGCAATACATTAGGAAGTGAGTATCAagttttcttgaattttagagGCGTCAATACTCGTCGTGGATTCACCAGCAGCCTCTATCATGCCTTGGTAGATGCTGAGATTCGTGTTTTCATCGATGACAAGGAACTTCGAGCGGGGGAAACAATTAGTGGCAACCTTTTGCAAGCAATCGATGACTCTAAACTTTATATACCCATCTTCTCTAAAAACTATGCTTCGAGTCACTGGTGCCTCCGTGAGCTTGCAAAGATTGTGGAGAACACCTCCAACTCTAAAGAAGATGGGAAGAAGAAGGTCATATTACCCATCTTCTACGATGTGGAACCTGATGATGTGAAGTTAAAAACCGCATTGTACAGCAAGGCCATATCAAATCTGGAGCAAAAGATGGAGGATCAGAAGAAGTTCAGCTCCGAGGATATAAAGACGTGGCAGTCGGCTCTCAAAGAAGTTGATGCCATCAAGGGATGGGAGCTGAAAAAAATTGCAGG CCATGGGGATCTTATCAAGTCAGTCGTTGATGAGGTTGTGATCTATCTCAAGACAAGACAAAGACAAGTGACTGGAGATTTAGTTGGAACGGACAATCAAATAGCAGCCATAAACTATTTATTAGACACAAACTTCGGTGGTGTGCG CTTTCTTGATGACGTGAGGGAAAGGGCACAAGCCGAGGGTTTACACAAGTTGCAAGCAAAATTATTGTCCAATATCTCTCGTTCTATGGGGGATCATGTAGTTGATAACATTGATAATGGGATCAATATGATTACAGAAATAATTTGCAACAAGAAGGTGCTAATCGTATTGGATGATGTTGCTGAGGCCGACCAGATCCAAAAACTAATTGGAAGGGAATCTTTGTATCCAGGTACTAGAATAATTATTACTACAAGGGACAAGAGTGTTCTGAATAATAGGAGATCTAAGTATAAATTCAAGGAATATGAAATGGTGCGGTTGAGTGAGGAAGATGCGCTTAAACTTTTTAGTAGGCATGCCTTCAATGAGGACTCTCCTCCAAATGATTACTACACTCTTTCAAGAAGGATTGTCTCTACTGCAGATGGACTACCATTAGCTCTTCAAGCAATAGGTTCATCGCTTTttcagaaaaagagaaaaacatggGAAGAGTGGCTACGGAAGCTAAAGAAAACACTTCATAATGATGTCTCAGCAAAGCTAAAGATTAGCTATGAATCCTTAGAGACTAATGAAAAAGAGATATTccttgatattgcatgttttttaGTTGGTGAGAATAAGAGTAATCCAATGTACATGTGGAAAGATT ATCAAGGGAAGCGTACAAGCACTCCGTTTGAAATCGAGGGATATGTTGGTCACTTCGGAGCAAATTAA